A section of the Sphaerobacter thermophilus DSM 20745 genome encodes:
- a CDS encoding aspartate kinase yields the protein MRVMKFGGTSVGSGDAIRQVVSILSAAHRPDAPVIAVVSAMSGITNLLLEAAADAAQGRLIETSDVRHRLLDRHLVAAAELIRDAGLRQDVATSMAALTDQCLRLIESVQVLGDLSPRVTDWISSFGERMSSRLIAGILRDHGTPAEAVDADQVIITDGVFGGASPLFEQTREAAAARLRPLLEKGILPVVTGFFGADVNGVTTTLGRGGSDFSAAIIGSALDAEEIIIWTDVNGVMTANPKLVPEARTIPAVSFAEATEMAYFGANVIHPRTMQLPAERGIPIWIRNTFEPEHPGTRIGPEPVENGVVKAITAIPGLSVITVEGAGLLTVAGVTARVFTAVAGAGVNVFMISQASSQNSLSFVVRSSDAATARRVLEAEFELDLLRARLLRVWEDPDVAIVAVVGAGMRGTPGVAGRVFQTLGAEGINIVAIAQGSSELNISCAIAASEVARAVPALHRAFGLGEQPA from the coding sequence CGTCTCGATTCTCAGTGCAGCCCACCGGCCAGACGCCCCAGTAATCGCGGTGGTTTCCGCCATGAGCGGCATTACCAACCTGCTGCTGGAGGCCGCGGCGGACGCTGCCCAGGGCCGCCTGATCGAGACGTCCGACGTGCGCCACCGCCTGCTGGATCGGCACCTGGTGGCTGCAGCCGAGCTGATCCGCGACGCCGGGCTGCGCCAGGACGTGGCGACGTCGATGGCCGCGCTCACCGACCAGTGCTTGCGCCTGATCGAGTCGGTGCAGGTCCTGGGCGATCTCTCCCCGCGCGTCACCGACTGGATCAGCTCCTTCGGCGAGCGCATGAGTAGCCGGCTGATCGCAGGGATCCTGCGCGACCACGGTACGCCAGCCGAGGCGGTCGACGCCGACCAGGTGATCATCACCGACGGCGTCTTCGGCGGCGCGTCACCACTCTTCGAGCAGACGCGGGAGGCCGCGGCGGCGCGCCTGCGGCCGCTGCTGGAGAAGGGGATCCTTCCGGTCGTGACCGGGTTCTTCGGAGCGGACGTCAACGGAGTCACGACGACCCTTGGCCGCGGTGGCTCGGACTTCTCCGCAGCCATCATCGGCAGCGCGCTCGATGCTGAGGAAATCATCATCTGGACCGATGTCAACGGCGTCATGACCGCCAACCCCAAGCTGGTCCCGGAGGCGCGCACGATCCCGGCCGTGTCGTTCGCCGAGGCGACCGAGATGGCCTACTTCGGCGCGAACGTGATCCACCCGCGCACGATGCAACTCCCGGCCGAGCGCGGCATCCCGATCTGGATCCGGAACACCTTCGAACCCGAGCACCCCGGCACCCGCATCGGTCCGGAACCGGTCGAGAACGGCGTCGTCAAGGCCATCACTGCGATCCCGGGCCTGTCCGTGATCACGGTCGAGGGAGCCGGGCTGCTGACCGTGGCCGGGGTGACGGCCCGGGTCTTCACCGCCGTCGCCGGCGCGGGAGTCAACGTCTTCATGATCTCCCAGGCGTCGTCGCAGAACAGCCTGAGCTTTGTCGTCCGCAGTTCCGACGCGGCGACGGCGCGTCGTGTCCTTGAAGCAGAGTTTGAGCTTGACCTGCTGCGTGCACGGTTGCTGCGCGTATGGGAAGACCCCGACGTCGCCATCGTGGCGGTAGTCGGCGCGGGGATGCGCGGTACGCCGGGCGTGGCGGGCCGGGTCTTCCAGACCCTCGGCGCCGAGGGGATCAACATCGTCGCCATCGCCCAGGGCTCGTCGGAGCTGAACATCTCCTGCGCCATCGCGGCTTCGGAGGTCGCACGAGCCGTCCCGGCGCTCCACCGCGCCTTCGGCCTCGGGGAACAGCCCGCGTAG